A genomic region of Nitrospirota bacterium contains the following coding sequences:
- a CDS encoding NmrA family NAD(P)-binding protein: MNTLVIGCTGTVGSSVTRKLLEAGEEVRCFSRSPAHLGSLPPEVDGYLGDLNEPSTLPYAFDDMEALFLLLPVGPHETAQGLAAVNEARNADIGKIVYMSVHMPPGSTHIPHFKSKLPVEEAVKSSGIPYTILRPNNFFQNDLAFKDAILRNRVYPQPIGSVGVSRVDVRDIATAAVNALLLPGHDGMEYPLHGPDALTGEEVARSYSRHLEQEIRYDGDLDLWADTARRMLPAWMVDDLVIMYRYFQEHGFAASPDELVFERKILRDAPRSFDRFVEEVTASWKREMAVSL; this comes from the coding sequence ATGAATACCCTGGTCATCGGCTGCACCGGGACGGTCGGCAGCAGTGTTACGAGAAAGCTTCTCGAAGCGGGCGAGGAGGTGCGATGCTTTTCCCGCTCGCCGGCGCATCTGGGCAGTCTCCCGCCGGAGGTCGACGGGTATCTCGGAGACCTCAACGAACCCTCGACGCTCCCTTACGCGTTCGACGACATGGAGGCGCTGTTCCTGCTGCTCCCCGTCGGCCCGCACGAGACCGCGCAAGGCCTTGCGGCGGTGAACGAAGCCAGGAATGCGGATATAGGGAAGATCGTCTACATGTCGGTCCATATGCCCCCCGGTTCGACCCACATCCCTCACTTCAAAAGCAAGCTGCCTGTCGAAGAGGCGGTGAAGAGCTCGGGAATCCCTTATACCATCCTGCGGCCCAACAACTTTTTCCAGAACGACCTGGCTTTCAAGGACGCGATTTTGAGGAACCGCGTCTACCCGCAGCCCATCGGTTCGGTCGGCGTCAGCAGGGTGGATGTGCGGGACATAGCGACTGCTGCGGTCAATGCCCTCCTTCTGCCGGGGCACGACGGCATGGAATACCCGCTGCACGGTCCCGATGCGCTCACCGGGGAGGAGGTGGCGCGGAGCTATAGCCGCCACCTGGAACAGGAGATCCGTTACGACGGCGACCTCGACCTCTGGGCCGATACCGCGCGCCGGATGCTTCCGGCGTGGATGGTGGACGATCTCGTCATTATGTACCGGTATTTCCAGGAGCACGGCTTCGCTGCCTCTCCGGACGAGCTCGTCTTCGAACGGAAGATACTACGCGATGCGCCCCGCTCCTTCGACCGCTTTGTCGAAGAGGTGACGGCGTCGTGGAAGCGTGAGATGGCGGTCAGCCTTTAG
- a CDS encoding metallophosphoesterase, protein MSDFLDSLAKLLKERSEGITEVAQLNIRLGRILHARYQGGGEEKLPGIAIALAKKGCPVPPDFLSQVYRVYEAVGGEAGFERLKARRQRLSWSGLVKEFSRPPAGNTRESVSFWSAFMKDIENTHDKVDTLIEYYHDLPEEIKPQAEGLIISMGYSINACPSPEAGGLVARGHVVPSLAYKGGARKLRVLHVADQHFRDKDLEDIRKSASFIVKTSRHLRPHLIISAGDLLDERQFYDTRAFRKAVSFVKALADIAPVLVLQGTVAHDGYTIEVLSHIGARHPICAMDRVGYVGFRAGSFTGIEEIETLDALIYAIPPVGKADLFSGARSGSGAESGKQGRANTVDLLKDIFALWGDLSSAARTAGIPVLLAGHLMVRGSVLSSGQQLTGRTIELGIEDLQRTGADLMLLGHVHKMQFRDNLFYSGSISRLDYGEEEEKGFWMHEFSPDGLVSRFVVIPTRPRLTFSFDESPDLSLLQGIPDIPPGGLVRITYRVRQEELASVDEQAIEQALKRRGAAEVKFERTVIPQQRVRAAGISQARTIEEKLVKYAELNGLALTEGILSKLAALDHDGREAAADLVEPDRAAQTAPRTCNERDEPLAAASPQGRRTDVS, encoded by the coding sequence ATGTCCGACTTTCTCGACAGCCTCGCAAAGCTCCTGAAGGAGCGGTCCGAAGGCATTACGGAAGTGGCCCAGCTGAATATCCGGCTGGGCAGGATTCTCCATGCGCGCTACCAGGGCGGAGGAGAGGAGAAGCTCCCCGGTATCGCCATAGCACTCGCCAAGAAGGGATGTCCCGTCCCCCCCGACTTCCTCTCGCAGGTCTACAGGGTCTACGAGGCCGTGGGAGGAGAGGCGGGGTTCGAACGGCTCAAGGCCCGCCGGCAGCGGCTCTCGTGGTCCGGGCTCGTCAAGGAATTCTCCCGGCCTCCGGCAGGGAATACCAGGGAATCGGTATCCTTCTGGTCGGCGTTCATGAAAGATATAGAGAACACCCACGACAAGGTAGACACCCTGATCGAGTATTACCATGACCTGCCCGAAGAGATAAAGCCGCAGGCAGAGGGGCTCATCATCTCGATGGGATACAGCATCAACGCCTGCCCTTCCCCCGAGGCCGGGGGGTTGGTCGCCAGGGGACACGTGGTCCCCTCCCTCGCCTACAAGGGAGGCGCGCGAAAGCTCAGGGTGCTCCATGTAGCCGACCAACACTTCCGGGACAAAGACCTCGAGGATATCAGAAAGAGCGCGTCCTTCATCGTCAAGACGTCCCGCCACCTGAGACCGCACCTTATCATCTCTGCCGGCGATCTTCTCGACGAACGGCAGTTCTACGATACCCGCGCCTTCCGCAAAGCGGTCTCCTTCGTGAAGGCCCTTGCCGATATAGCGCCGGTCCTGGTCCTCCAGGGCACCGTCGCCCACGACGGGTATACGATCGAGGTCCTCTCCCATATCGGGGCGCGCCATCCCATATGCGCTATGGACCGCGTCGGTTATGTCGGGTTCCGCGCAGGGAGCTTCACCGGCATAGAAGAGATCGAGACGCTCGATGCGCTCATTTACGCCATTCCCCCGGTCGGCAAGGCCGACCTCTTCTCCGGCGCCCGATCCGGAAGCGGAGCAGAGAGCGGAAAGCAGGGCAGAGCGAATACCGTCGATCTCCTGAAGGACATCTTCGCCCTGTGGGGCGACCTCTCGTCAGCGGCGCGGACCGCAGGGATACCGGTTCTGCTTGCAGGGCACCTGATGGTGAGGGGCTCGGTGCTGAGCTCGGGACAGCAGCTGACCGGCAGGACCATCGAGCTCGGCATCGAGGACCTCCAGCGCACCGGCGCAGATCTCATGCTCCTCGGCCACGTTCATAAGATGCAGTTCCGGGACAACCTCTTCTATTCGGGATCGATATCCCGGCTCGACTACGGCGAGGAGGAGGAGAAGGGCTTCTGGATGCACGAGTTCTCTCCCGACGGCCTCGTCTCGCGGTTCGTCGTGATCCCGACGAGACCCCGTCTGACCTTCTCCTTCGATGAGAGTCCCGATCTCTCGCTCCTCCAGGGGATTCCCGATATTCCGCCGGGCGGCCTCGTGCGCATCACGTACCGGGTGCGGCAGGAGGAGCTCGCTTCTGTCGACGAGCAGGCGATCGAGCAGGCGCTCAAGAGAAGAGGAGCCGCCGAGGTGAAGTTCGAGAGGACCGTCATCCCCCAGCAGCGCGTCCGCGCCGCGGGCATATCGCAGGCGCGCACCATCGAAGAGAAGCTGGTGAAGTACGCCGAGCTGAACGGTCTCGCTCTCACCGAGGGGATACTCTCGAAGCTGGCGGCGCTGGACCACGATGGGAGAGAAGCTGCCGCCGACCTTGTCGAGCCCGACCGGGCGGCACAGACAGCCCCAAGGACCTGTAATGAACGTGATGAGCCGCTTGCCGCTGCATCGCCGCAGGGCAGGCGAACGGATGTCTCATAG
- a CDS encoding DUF3786 domain-containing protein yields the protein MASGEDKVWETLAGLIPEEVCRRTGATFYAASGMYQLHCFGREVLVSPGQRTIASRSAEGEGLIGKLGFFLRFSALGYLAGAREVAPSGRLIKPEGMKSGQLFFRGAHALPLDDVAERFGSDREGFLRKGARLNGEVASYGDAAVTLFPLPRTPVTIILWLRDEEFPARADLLFDAASELQLPIDTVWAVAMLTVTALLTPE from the coding sequence ATGGCCAGCGGAGAGGATAAAGTGTGGGAGACCCTTGCCGGGCTTATACCGGAAGAGGTCTGCAGGAGGACCGGCGCAACCTTTTATGCAGCGTCCGGCATGTACCAGCTCCACTGCTTCGGCAGGGAGGTCCTCGTCTCGCCGGGGCAGAGAACGATTGCGAGCCGTTCCGCAGAAGGCGAGGGGCTTATCGGGAAGCTCGGATTCTTCCTCAGGTTCTCGGCCCTCGGGTACCTTGCCGGCGCCAGAGAGGTTGCCCCGAGCGGGCGCTTGATCAAACCCGAAGGCATGAAGAGCGGCCAGCTCTTTTTTCGCGGGGCACATGCCCTGCCGCTTGATGATGTAGCGGAACGGTTCGGCAGCGATCGGGAAGGCTTTCTGCGGAAAGGGGCCCGGCTCAACGGCGAGGTCGCGAGCTACGGCGATGCAGCGGTGACCCTCTTTCCCCTGCCGAGGACGCCGGTGACCATCATACTCTGGCTGCGAGATGAGGAGTTTCCTGCCAGGGCCGACCTGCTGTTCGACGCAGCGAGCGAGCTGCAGCTGCCCATCGACACGGTCTGGGCGGTCGCCATGCTGACCGTGACGGCGCTCCTTACTCCTGAGTAA
- a CDS encoding RNA-binding protein produces the protein MNILVRNLSRTITEKELLQMFLPFGRVVSHNIVMDDLTGRSKGFGFVEMPDAAEAAAAIKALDGKPIRGQKVRVKKTQRPSRPPLQSRPESRSRTENQSRPERARPERSGSGAIKGALRGKSSSSHTNRPPNPRCNSRDRNR, from the coding sequence GTGAACATATTGGTGCGCAATCTGTCCAGGACGATAACGGAGAAAGAGCTGCTGCAGATGTTCCTGCCCTTCGGAAGGGTGGTATCCCACAACATAGTGATGGATGACCTAACCGGCAGGTCGAAGGGGTTCGGGTTTGTCGAGATGCCGGACGCTGCGGAAGCCGCGGCGGCTATAAAGGCCCTCGACGGCAAACCTATCCGCGGTCAAAAGGTTCGGGTAAAGAAGACCCAAAGGCCGAGCAGGCCCCCTCTTCAGAGCAGACCGGAGAGCCGGAGCAGAACAGAGAATCAGAGCAGACCGGAGAGGGCCCGGCCGGAACGTTCCGGAAGCGGTGCAATAAAAGGTGCGCTCAGAGGAAAAAGCAGCAGTTCTCACACAAACCGACCCCCGAACCCTCGGTGTAACAGCAGAGATCGAAACAGGTAA
- a CDS encoding type II toxin-antitoxin system VapC family toxin encodes MKTFILDSYALLCLFDHKRKQEGRTVKNYLEAAESGRIKLCLSKINEGEVFYRLYKFLGEEIARGFREDLKRGLFPVTLVPVNDKRAEEASEIKARYPVSYADAFCIELARDLSAPVITGAPDFEYVKGIVEVVVLSA; translated from the coding sequence GTGAAGACCTTTATCCTTGACAGCTACGCCCTCCTATGCCTTTTCGACCATAAGAGGAAGCAGGAGGGCAGAACCGTCAAAAACTACCTCGAAGCCGCTGAGAGCGGCAGGATAAAGCTCTGCCTTAGCAAGATTAATGAGGGCGAAGTGTTCTACCGGCTTTATAAATTCCTGGGAGAGGAGATCGCCCGGGGCTTTAGAGAAGACCTGAAGCGTGGGCTCTTTCCCGTAACCCTCGTTCCGGTAAACGACAAAAGAGCGGAAGAGGCTTCGGAAATAAAAGCGCGGTATCCGGTATCCTATGCGGACGCCTTTTGCATAGAACTCGCCCGCGACCTGTCTGCGCCCGTTATAACCGGCGCCCCCGACTTCGAATACGTGAAGGGTATTGTGGAGGTCGTAGTATTGAGCGCATAA
- a CDS encoding AbrB/MazE/SpoVT family DNA-binding domain-containing protein produces MKTHVSERGQVVIPKKIRDALRIDKGDELDVEVVGEAILLKPRKRFKAQKWQDYIGVAEGIAEFHLKEKKKEKKREDLYP; encoded by the coding sequence ATGAAAACCCATGTAAGCGAGAGAGGGCAGGTGGTCATCCCGAAAAAAATACGTGACGCCCTCCGTATCGACAAGGGCGACGAGCTTGACGTCGAGGTGGTCGGCGAGGCGATTCTGCTCAAGCCGCGCAAAAGGTTCAAGGCTCAGAAGTGGCAGGACTATATCGGCGTGGCGGAGGGAATAGCGGAGTTCCACCTTAAAGAGAAGAAGAAGGAAAAGAAGCGTGAAGACCTTTATCCTTGA
- a CDS encoding cytochrome c family protein, producing the protein MVGGAFFRAGWIPLVMLVVILWAAAAAPPCYGKDTASPYTGPAACKRCHEKEYASFMAYSKKSRSFESIEKLRKGLTAEEITKCYRCHTTGYGKPGGFVSPQKTPHLKNAGCEVCHGPGALHVRTQNPRDLKAHPTMQDCEVCHTSERVRAFRYKPLIHGGAH; encoded by the coding sequence ATGGTCGGGGGAGCGTTTTTCAGGGCTGGATGGATACCGCTCGTTATGCTCGTTGTCATTCTCTGGGCCGCGGCAGCAGCGCCCCCCTGTTACGGAAAGGACACGGCGTCGCCGTACACCGGACCGGCAGCCTGTAAACGGTGTCATGAAAAAGAATATGCAAGCTTCATGGCCTATTCGAAGAAGAGCCGGTCGTTCGAGAGCATCGAAAAGCTCAGGAAGGGCCTGACCGCCGAAGAGATCACGAAGTGCTACCGTTGCCACACAACGGGCTACGGCAAGCCGGGCGGCTTTGTAAGTCCTCAAAAAACTCCCCACCTGAAGAATGCAGGCTGCGAAGTCTGCCACGGTCCCGGGGCACTCCATGTCCGGACACAAAACCCGCGGGATTTGAAAGCGCATCCGACCATGCAGGACTGCGAGGTCTGCCATACTTCCGAGCGGGTCAGGGCGTTCAGGTATAAACCCCTTATCCATGGCGGAGCGCACTGA
- a CDS encoding response regulator, with the protein MGTPLDFMRKRLSAKILLTLTVGVAIVMGAVIYLNVNSQRAQLKERMMTSGRELRFLAYAGIKHPMSVGDSASVERQLMDVKETLKSAEIVICDFNRTIVFATHEERIGADVSQFVHNREALNALRNLLETGMPYYDRYFEEEFEGKKYLITLHRIANEAECYHCHGDSRKVLGSLIVRQSTDETYAAIASLRNYTLLISALGIGGVVALIYFMLARLVTWPVTDMAEKASRFARGDMSVSVDVKSGDAIGALGASFNNMVKNIKDQIEYADSLKVAISDPFFIVNPDMVITYMNRACEEITGFRREEAEGKMTCREVFKSDICDTTCPLKQSFTAGKAVEGVRVTMTNREGGAIPMMASASPLRDSSGKLLGGFEICRDISAVLDAERLKYAAETAAREEAQRRYLEERGERLLATLTLAAESRLDARAEIRGTNDVMDKLAGHVNSMLDNIARLYEKVSLFNKELKREVARRTIQLKEKTIELERANRDLKELDRLKTAFLANMSHELRTPMNSIIGYTELLLDGVDGPVNPEQAKSLEKVGSNARHLLELINDVLDMSKIEAGKVDLVLREIDLKKSIASVAATFEPLVESKHLTLTLDIENSLPPVYADEDKVRQILVNLLNNAIKFTDQGGITISAAPYKWGTRQAGGPDFIRVCVEDTGIGIKDEDIGRLFEKFSQLDSAISRQYEGTGLGLSITRALVVLHKGDIWVESAYGKGSRFFFTLPVKKHLIEESKQVVLDPEMASALAEHTGKPVETFLKEPSSAGRPVRCWEYFHCGQTTCPAFGSTEPRCWLMRGTHCKGAKRASYPEKVDFCKDCDVIRMMVSEAESPEDAEQAKTPAAEKKTVIAIDDNPDVIELIKKYIGADYNVVGLSSGEHAVEKARELRPVAITLDIMMPVRDGWQVLQDLKKTPDIQDIPVIILSIVDNKKLGFSMGAAEYIVKPVDKHLLLRRLKHLEKIAAITRVLVVDSDTHAAEVVSRMLAEAGYQAFTAGDNKSAIEAMKHARPDLIVLNLIMPASGEPDGNGPDIIEYIKSAEGAKDIPLIVITRKDPTEDELKNLNGRIQAILNKGMLAEEDLLTELKSTICKWRRTSEG; encoded by the coding sequence ATGGGCACTCCCCTCGATTTCATGCGAAAGCGTTTGAGCGCCAAGATACTCCTCACCCTGACGGTCGGCGTGGCCATTGTCATGGGGGCGGTGATCTACCTCAACGTCAACAGCCAGCGCGCGCAGCTCAAGGAGCGGATGATGACCTCCGGGAGAGAGTTGAGGTTCCTGGCGTACGCAGGCATAAAACACCCTATGTCCGTCGGCGACAGCGCGTCGGTCGAAAGACAGCTCATGGATGTCAAGGAGACGCTGAAGAGCGCCGAGATCGTCATCTGCGATTTCAACCGCACGATTGTCTTTGCCACGCACGAAGAGAGGATCGGCGCGGATGTCTCGCAGTTTGTCCATAACAGGGAGGCCCTGAATGCGCTGCGCAATCTCCTGGAGACCGGGATGCCGTACTACGACCGGTACTTTGAAGAAGAATTCGAGGGGAAAAAATACCTGATTACGCTTCACAGGATAGCGAATGAGGCAGAGTGCTATCACTGCCATGGCGACTCGCGGAAGGTCCTGGGCAGCCTGATTGTACGGCAGTCCACCGATGAGACGTATGCCGCCATCGCCTCACTGAGAAATTATACGCTTCTTATCAGCGCACTCGGCATCGGGGGCGTCGTCGCCCTGATCTATTTCATGCTCGCCCGGCTGGTCACCTGGCCCGTCACCGATATGGCGGAGAAGGCCTCACGGTTCGCCCGCGGCGATATGTCCGTTTCGGTCGACGTGAAGAGTGGTGATGCGATCGGGGCGCTCGGCGCCTCCTTCAACAACATGGTCAAGAACATAAAGGACCAGATCGAGTATGCCGACAGCCTCAAGGTCGCCATCTCCGACCCCTTCTTCATCGTCAACCCCGACATGGTCATCACCTATATGAACAGGGCATGCGAGGAGATTACCGGATTCCGCAGAGAGGAGGCGGAAGGAAAGATGACCTGCCGCGAGGTCTTCAAGAGCGACATATGCGACACGACCTGTCCCCTCAAGCAGAGCTTCACCGCTGGCAAGGCGGTCGAAGGAGTCAGGGTGACCATGACCAACAGGGAGGGGGGCGCCATTCCCATGATGGCGAGCGCCAGCCCCCTGCGCGATTCGAGCGGGAAGCTCCTCGGCGGCTTCGAGATCTGCCGCGATATCAGCGCGGTCCTGGATGCCGAGCGGCTGAAATATGCCGCGGAAACTGCCGCGAGGGAAGAGGCCCAGCGGAGATACCTCGAAGAACGCGGAGAGCGCCTGCTCGCCACCCTGACCCTCGCGGCGGAAAGCAGGCTCGATGCCAGGGCCGAGATACGGGGCACGAATGATGTGATGGACAAGCTCGCGGGACATGTCAACAGCATGCTCGACAATATCGCCAGGCTTTACGAAAAGGTGTCGCTTTTCAACAAAGAGCTGAAACGGGAGGTTGCGCGGAGGACGATACAACTGAAAGAAAAGACCATAGAGCTGGAGCGTGCCAACAGAGACCTCAAGGAGCTCGACCGCCTCAAGACGGCTTTCCTGGCGAACATGTCCCATGAGCTCCGCACCCCGATGAACTCGATCATCGGCTATACCGAGTTGCTGCTCGACGGCGTGGACGGTCCCGTGAACCCGGAGCAGGCGAAAAGCCTGGAGAAGGTCGGGAGCAACGCCCGGCATCTTCTCGAGCTCATCAACGATGTCCTCGACATGTCGAAGATCGAGGCGGGGAAAGTAGACCTCGTCCTGCGGGAGATCGACCTCAAAAAATCCATAGCCTCGGTTGCCGCCACGTTCGAGCCCCTGGTGGAGAGTAAGCATCTCACCCTGACACTCGACATCGAAAACTCCCTCCCTCCGGTTTATGCCGATGAGGACAAGGTGCGCCAGATACTCGTCAACCTCCTGAACAACGCGATCAAGTTCACCGATCAGGGCGGGATAACCATATCCGCTGCGCCGTACAAATGGGGCACACGTCAGGCGGGAGGGCCGGATTTCATCAGGGTCTGTGTCGAGGATACCGGCATCGGCATCAAGGACGAAGACATAGGCCGCCTGTTCGAGAAATTCAGCCAGCTCGACTCCGCTATCAGCAGGCAGTATGAAGGCACCGGTCTCGGATTGAGCATTACGCGGGCGCTGGTTGTCCTTCACAAAGGCGATATATGGGTGGAGAGCGCCTATGGAAAGGGCAGCAGGTTCTTTTTCACCCTTCCGGTCAAAAAGCATCTCATTGAAGAGAGCAAACAGGTGGTGCTCGATCCCGAAATGGCCTCAGCCCTTGCAGAGCATACGGGGAAGCCGGTGGAGACGTTCCTGAAGGAACCGTCCTCCGCAGGCAGACCGGTGCGCTGCTGGGAGTATTTTCATTGCGGGCAGACCACCTGCCCTGCCTTCGGGAGCACGGAACCCCGGTGCTGGCTGATGCGCGGCACCCACTGCAAAGGGGCGAAGCGCGCCTCGTACCCGGAGAAGGTCGATTTCTGCAAGGATTGTGACGTCATCAGGATGATGGTCTCCGAAGCCGAGTCGCCCGAAGACGCGGAGCAGGCGAAGACGCCCGCTGCCGAAAAAAAGACGGTCATCGCCATAGACGACAATCCCGATGTTATCGAGCTCATCAAGAAGTATATCGGCGCCGATTACAACGTCGTCGGCCTCTCGAGCGGAGAGCATGCCGTCGAGAAAGCGCGGGAGCTGAGGCCGGTGGCGATCACCCTCGACATCATGATGCCGGTACGGGACGGCTGGCAGGTGCTGCAGGACCTGAAGAAGACGCCCGACATCCAGGACATCCCGGTCATCATCCTTTCGATCGTGGACAACAAGAAGCTGGGGTTCAGCATGGGCGCGGCAGAATATATCGTGAAGCCCGTCGACAAGCATCTCCTCCTCAGGAGGCTGAAACACCTCGAAAAGATAGCCGCCATAACAAGAGTGCTCGTGGTGGACAGCGATACGCATGCCGCCGAGGTCGTCAGCCGCATGCTTGCCGAGGCGGGGTACCAGGCATTCACCGCCGGCGACAACAAGAGCGCGATAGAGGCCATGAAGCATGCACGTCCGGACCTGATCGTGCTGAACCTTATCATGCCTGCGTCCGGCGAGCCGGACGGCAACGGACCTGATATAATCGAATATATAAAGTCGGCAGAGGGCGCCAAAGACATCCCTCTCATCGTCATCACCCGGAAAGATCCGACAGAGGACGAGCTGAAGAACCTGAATGGAAGGATACAGGCGATATTGAACAAGGGGATGCTCGCCGAGGAGGACCTGCTCACCGAGCTGAAGAGCACCATATGCAAGTGGCGGCGGACTTCCGAGGGGTAA
- a CDS encoding response regulator: protein MELTGGSTAKTILVVDDNRDNRELVAKVLGIRGYRIVEAVDGEEALSKVSSERPDLILMDISLPKVDGYEVTRRLKSREEYRDIPVIALTAHAMRGDCEKALQAGCEGYLPKPVDVRALPDQIRRFLKG from the coding sequence ATGGAACTGACCGGAGGCAGTACAGCGAAAACGATACTGGTAGTGGACGACAACCGCGACAACCGCGAGCTGGTGGCAAAGGTCCTGGGCATCAGGGGATATCGCATCGTCGAGGCGGTTGACGGCGAGGAGGCGTTGAGCAAGGTCTCCTCGGAGAGGCCTGATCTCATACTCATGGATATCTCCCTTCCCAAGGTCGACGGCTACGAGGTCACGCGGCGCTTGAAGAGCCGGGAAGAGTACCGGGATATCCCGGTTATCGCCCTTACGGCCCATGCCATGAGGGGCGACTGCGAGAAAGCGCTGCAGGCCGGGTGCGAGGGCTATCTCCCGAAGCCGGTCGATGTGCGCGCACTGCCCGACCAGATCAGGCGCTTCTTGAAGGGGTGA
- a CDS encoding response regulator, with protein sequence MDKKKILIVDDTADTVDLLRKRFRAEGYDTAEASDGEEGLRKAREYLPDLIVLDVMMPRMNGLETCERLKAGEHTRYIPVLMLTAKGEVADKVRGLDTGADDYITKPFDYKELSARVRSLLAKREASERLAEEERSEAIEQIMDELAHEIRNPLVSIGGFARRVYESLPEGDPNKAYMEIVVQDVGRLEQMVKQLVGLKSAAVSYIEESDINGVISDSLKSFAKALEDRGVAVELSLTPDPPLVPVDRANLERAISNIIENAIEAMNGAVRVLRISSQVNGECFEMRIADTGKGIPRDKIKSVYDPFVTSKLYGPGLGLTMALSIIQSHKGSIVVESEEGAGTAFTIRIPLRGPLNRGAVKPPPQA encoded by the coding sequence ATGGACAAAAAGAAGATCCTCATCGTCGACGATACTGCCGATACGGTGGACCTCCTGAGAAAGCGGTTCCGGGCCGAAGGGTACGACACTGCCGAGGCCTCCGACGGCGAGGAGGGGCTCAGAAAGGCCCGGGAGTACCTCCCCGACCTCATCGTCCTCGATGTCATGATGCCGCGCATGAACGGCCTCGAGACATGCGAAAGGCTCAAGGCCGGGGAGCATACCCGGTACATCCCCGTGCTCATGCTCACGGCAAAGGGCGAGGTGGCCGATAAGGTAAGAGGGCTCGATACCGGCGCCGACGACTATATAACCAAGCCGTTCGATTACAAAGAGCTTTCGGCGCGGGTGCGGTCGCTCCTCGCCAAGAGAGAGGCGAGCGAGCGGCTGGCCGAAGAGGAGAGGTCCGAAGCGATCGAGCAGATCATGGACGAGCTCGCCCACGAGATTCGCAATCCGCTCGTCTCGATCGGCGGGTTCGCCCGGCGTGTGTACGAGAGCCTGCCCGAAGGGGACCCGAACAAAGCGTACATGGAGATCGTTGTGCAGGACGTGGGCAGGCTGGAGCAGATGGTGAAGCAGCTCGTCGGTTTAAAAAGCGCAGCCGTCTCGTATATAGAAGAATCCGACATAAACGGGGTCATCAGCGACTCGCTGAAGTCCTTTGCCAAAGCACTAGAGGACCGCGGCGTGGCTGTCGAGCTCTCCCTGACGCCGGACCCGCCCCTGGTCCCTGTAGACAGGGCGAACCTCGAAAGAGCGATATCGAACATCATCGAGAATGCCATAGAAGCGATGAATGGCGCTGTGCGCGTGCTGAGGATATCGTCGCAGGTGAATGGGGAATGCTTCGAAATGCGGATTGCCGATACCGGGAAGGGAATTCCCCGCGACAAGATAAAGAGCGTTTATGACCCTTTTGTCACCTCCAAACTTTACGGGCCGGGGCTCGGCCTCACTATGGCGCTCTCGATCATCCAGAGCCATAAAGGCTCGATCGTCGTCGAAAGCGAGGAGGGCGCAGGCACTGCGTTTACCATACGAATCCCCCTGAGAGGCCCGCTGAACAGGGGCGCTGTCAAACCTCCCCCCCAGGCTTAG